ATTTCTGGACAGTTTGACAAGCAAGACATTTGGCACTAACAGCAAAATTAAAAGAACTTTGTGTAGCAGATTTCATTTCCTTAAACTTGATAATGATTGCAACTCTTTCCGTAAAATAACCACTACAGTTGAACCTTACTATGTATCCACAGTTTCAAAAATATCCACTCGAAAACAAATACACTTCCAAAATAAAACCGGACAAAAGCAAATATCACACCCTGACTCCTCCCCGTGGAAGTCGCCTAAAAACTAGCAATTTCCATGCCCACTCTCTACGCGCAAACTCAGGCATCCGTATTTTTGGAAATCGGTTTATTCTATTCTACACAAGTTTATCACGCGGGTCCTCAAATTTTATAGAAGTTATACATACATATTGATGCTGATGATGCAAAGGCTAGTTTGACCACAGTAGAGCACTCCAGGTTTAGGATATAATCCTCGAAAATCCATTTAACACTGAATCACTGACCCCGGTttccaaaaaaagaaaagaaacccACATCATCTGAACCCTAACTTCCAATTTCTCATGATGAATGCCACAAATAACCCAAGTAATACAATCCTACACTTGAATCCATCCTTCCAAAATGACCCATCCACGCAACCCACCAGCGTGCAAAACAGTAAACACGCAATTCCAACACTAATAATCTCAAGTAAAATCAGAGAAACTCACCGGTATATACTTGAATTTTTTCTTGGGCTGCTCCTCCACTGCGTCGGCTTCGTCTTTATTAGAATTCTTCGAGTCCGCATTGCCGTTATTATTGCCATTATCCTTGTTCTGGATAAGATTGATCGGCGTCCACTGATAAAGCAACAGGTGGGGGGATGCGTTGCTTCCGTTAACCGCTCTGTTTCCACCCGCCGCCGCCGCGTTGTGGTGGTTGGAGTTTGACGGAGTAATGGGAACCCACTTCTTCTTCCACCTGCGAACCGGCCCCGCAAATACAGTTGTAGGACCGTATCGAGTCGAGGATCGGCCAAGCCTAGCCCCAACTCCCTCCATTGCTTAAATCAAACGTGCGGAATTGCTAGGTGGTTCACTTGGAAGGATCGTTGCGCAATTTAGTCCTTAGAAAAgaatagattttttaaaaaaatttcatcatCTTTTGACGTTTTTTGAGCTTTAAATTCATATCCCACGTCAATAtactattttatattattaaatataaaatataaaaatataaatttaatatctaatttactttttattatatacTATAAAATTAATCGAAAatccaaaaaattaaaatatatcgaTATAAGTATGATACTCACGTGAAATTTAGGATCCGATTCCAGCAAATGTCATTAGTCCGACGTATGTTTCGAAATTGTCCTGaacctgaaatcacgaataagatcGTTAAAAGGGGGTCAGGAGAGTGTCCTGACGTATCCCCCGGCTCAAATCAGAGACTGGGAATATAAGgtgattttgaaaaataatatagtgattTCATCAATCGTACGCTCAAAACTGGTATTTATAAGAAAATACATGAGCATTTCATGGGCTCTCCACATGAGTTAGGGATGAGCCGATAATTTGGGCTTGATTTTAATTGGCCCATCTACGAGGTATCAAAGTCCAAATGTTGTATGGACTGTATCCACAAATTCTCCGACTCTCTTTAAATtaatagtattttttttatttttccaaatgaaatcaaagaaaataaacaacttaatttgtgaatttaaaacCATTGATGTTGCTGAAATCCGCAATGGTAGCTGAGAGGTCGGATCTTCGCTTGGGGAGCTCGGATCAGACCTTCGAAAGGTAGCTGAGAGGTCGGATCTTCACTTGGGGAGCTCGGATCGGACCTTCAAAATCTGGAAACACAAACATGAgtgttagaagggggccagaAGATTGTTCcgacgtagcccctccgacgctcaaatTAGATAACAGAAAACTGAGAAAAAGTAATGTGTGTGCTGAGAGAATGTGAATATATGAATGCATAAACAGTGAAcgaaacctgatatttataggggAACGATAGAGTCCTGATTTGGTAGATTTAGATCCTCATAATCTTGAAAGATTTGAGTATATATTGTGCCAAATTTGGTTAGATATTGTGCCAAATTTGGTTAGATTTTTAATGGGCTTTGATTTCTGTGGGCTACGCGTTAATGCTTGAGTAAAAACTCTCGTAGGTACGAGCCTACCTGAAGTCTGGACCTCACGGGAGCTCGGCCGAGATGTTTCCAATCACACCGATATCATAATTTGGGAGGTCGGCTTGGCATCATCTTGGGAGGTCGCCATGAGAGCTCGGTGTAGGAGTTCGGCTGACCTCCCCGATCGACGGAACTGTTGTTATGGGAGGTCGGCTGGGATGACCTCCCAGATGACCTTCCGCGCTTCCCTGAATGCCGAGTTCTCAACTAGATGGGCTACCGAGAGTGGGCCGAGCCCATCCTCAACCGGGGGTATCACGAGTCCCCCCCTCAAGTCGAGCTGACGTTGTAGACCAAAAGCTCGTTGTGGTTTGAGCTCTCGGTGGCCCATGGGCTGTCCTGAGATAGGTCGGCCAGGCACTTGGAGCTCGGCAAACACTAAATAATAACATGATGAGGTCATACTGAGAGAGGTCGACCGGGCTCTTGGAGCTCGGCCAAACACCTGATAAACAATAACCCGAGGTCATCCTGAGAGAGGTCGGTTGGGCTCTCGGAGCTCGGCCCAACACTTAATAAGATAATGACCCGATGGGTCCCGCTGGGTGAGGTTGGCCTACTTTGGGAGGTCGGCCACACACCTAAATAAAATAGTAACCTGATGAGGTCACACAGAGAGGTCGACCAGCCTTTGGGAGCTCGGTCCAATGCTTAATAAGATAATGACCCGATGGAGTCCCACTGGGTGAGGTCGGCCACACACCTAATTTAAATAGTAACCTGATGAGGTCACACTGAGAGAGGTCGGCCAGCCTTTGGGAGCCCGGTCCAACACTTAATAAGATAATGACCCGATGGGGTCCCAGTGGGTGAGGTCGGCCGGACTATGGGAGCTCGGCCCAACAATTGATAGATAATAACCCGAGGAGGTCATCCTCAGGGAGGTCGGCTGGGAGGTCGGTCCCATAAAATAATAACCCGAGGAGGTCATCCCGAGGGAGGTCGACCGGGAGCTCGGCCCAACACTTCATAAAGTAATAATCCGAGGAGATCATCCCGAGAGAGGTCGGCCGGGCTATGGGAGCTCGGCCCAACACTTAGATGATAACCCGAGGAGGTCATCCCGAGGGAGGTCGGCTGGGAGCTCGGCCCAACACTTCATAAAGCAATAATCCGAGGAGGTCATCCCGAGAGAGGTCGGCCGAGCTATGGGAGCTCGGCCCAACACTTAGATGATAGCCCGAGGAGGTCATCCCGAGGGAGGTCGGCTGGGAGCTCGGCCCAACACTTCATAAAGTAATAACCCGGGGAAGTCATCCCGAGAGAGGTCGACCGGGCTACGGGAGCTCGGCCCAACACTTAGATGATAACCCGAGGAGGTCATCTCGAGGGAGGTCGGCTGGGAGCTCGGCCCAACACTTCATAAAGTAATAACCGGAGGAGGTCATCCCGAGGGAAGTCGACCAGGAGCTCGGCCCAACACTTCATAGAGTAATAACCTGAAGAGGTCATCCCAAGAGAGGTCGACCGGGAGCTCGGCCCAACACTTCATAAAATAATAACCCGAAGAGGTCATCATGAGGAAGGTCGACCGGGAGCTCCATGGAAGCTCGGCACAACACTAACAAAATAACCCGGTGTGATCACGCCGCGGGAGGTAGGCTCGTCTATTGGAGGTCGGCACAACccttgaaaaaataataactcGGTAAGATCATGCCGTGGGAGGTAAGCTCGGTCATGGGAGGTCGGCACAACCTGTGAAAAATAATAACTCGCTAAGATCATGTCGTGGGAGGTAAGCTCGGCCATGGGAGGTCGGCACACCCATTGACAAAATAATAACTCTGTAAGATCATGCCGTGGGAGGTAAGCTCGGCCATGGGAGGTCGGCTGAACCCTTGACAAAATAATAACTCGGTAAGATCATGTCATGGGAGGTAAGCTCGGCAATAGGAGGTCGGCTGaactttttaataaaataataactcaGTAAGATCATGCCATGGGAGGTAAGCTCGGCCATGGGAGGTCGGCACAACCCTTGACAAAATAATAACTCTGTAAGATCATGCCGTGGGAGGTAAGCTCGGCCATAGGAGGTTGGCTGaactttttaataaaataataactcgGTAAGATCATGCCGTGGGAGGTAAGCTCGGCCATGAGAGGTCGGCACACCCCTTGACAAAATAATAACTCGGTAAGATCATGACGTGGGAGGTAAGCTCGGCCATGTGAGGTCGGCTGAACTTTTTAATAAAATGATGACGGTAAACCGTAAAGTTTCTGCCGATCTGAGGTTCGGATACATATGCCCCTCATGATTTCGGCGAGCTCTGAGGCTCTTGAACTAACTTAGGGTGAAAAACCTTTataaacttggcgtaaccaagatgaggtgagctctgggctcctgaactgactgagggtgaaaaccATTATAaccttggcgtaaccaagatgaggtgagctatgggctcctgaactgagaTCGGGTTAAAGCCCTTgtaaacttggcgtaaccaagatgaggtgagctctgggcttCTGAACTGACTAAGGGTGAAAACCCCTgtaaacttggcgtaaccaagatgaggtgagctctggggCTCCTGAAATGACTGAGGTTGAAAAACCCTTATAACCTAGGAGTAACCAAGATGAagtgagctctgggctcctgaactgactgAGGTTGAAAAACCCTTATAACCTAGGAGTAACCAAGATGAagtgagctctgggctcctgaactgagatcgggtgaaaacccttgtaaacttggcgtaaccaagatgaggtgagctctgggctcctgaactgactgagggtgaaaaccTTTATAaccttggcgtaaccaagatgaggtgagccctgggctcctgaactgagatcgggtgaaaacccttgtaaacttggcgtaaccaagatgaggtgagctctgggctcctgaagtgactgagggtgaaaacccttataaCCTTGGCGTAAcaaagatgaggtgagctctgggctcctgaactgagaTCGGGTGAAAACCCTTGTAAATTTTGcataaccaagatgaggtgagctctgggctcctgaacagactgagggtgaaaacccttataaCCTTGACGTAACCAAGATGAGATGAGCCatgggctcctgaactgagaTCGAGTGAAAACCCTTgtaaacttggcgtaaccaagatgaggtgagctctgggctcctgaactgactgagggtgaaaacccttataaccttggcgtaaccaagatgagatGAGTCAAGGGCTCCTGAACTGAGATcgggtgaaaacccttataaacttagcgtaaccaagatgaggtgagctctgggctcctgaacttACTGAGGGTGAAAACCTTTCTAACCTTGGCATAACCAAGATGAagtgagctctgggctcctgaactgagaTCGGGTGAAAACACTTgtaaacttggcgtaaccaagatgagatgagctctgggctcctgaactgactgagggtgaaaatccttgaaacttggcgtaaccaagatgaggtgagctctgggctcctgaactgagatcgggtgaaaacccttgtaaacttggcgtaaccaagatgaggtgagctctgggctcctgaactgagaTCGGGTGAAAACCTTTgtaaacttggcgtaaccaagatgaggtgagctatGGGCTCCTAAACtgactgagggtgaaaacccttataacattggcgtaaccaagatgaagtGAGCTCTAGGCTTCTGAACTGACTTAGGGTGAAAAACCTTataaacttggcgtaaccaagatgaggtgagctccgGGGCTCCTGCATTAAGACATGGTGAAAACCCTTATAAGCTTCAATAATTTTGAATGAAAATGtgtaattttaataatataactGAATATAGCATCGAATACTTAGGTCCTTCCTAGAAAAGTAACTTACAGAATAAAAGAAACTAAAGGTATAATATCTAAGCATAATATTTGCGGAGGTGGTAAGCATTCTATGGCCTCTTCAATTTCTTCACTGCCAGATCTTCCAAGTAGTAGGCACCCGAGCTAAGCTTCTCCACTACCTTGAATGGTCCTTCCCATCTTGGATCTAACTTTCCCACGTCCACATCTTGAACCTTCTTCCAAACTAAGTCTCCCACTTGAAAGCTCATCTGAATGACCTTCTTATTGTACGATTGGGCCGTGCGTCTCTCGTAAGCTTCCATCCTTATGGCCGCGGCTTCGctcttttcttcaaagaaatctAAGTCCGCTGCTCGCCTCTCACTGTTTCGCTCATCACAGAATATTACTCGGGAGGTCTCTTCGTCGATCTCTGCTGGGAGCACTGCCTCATTTCCATAAACTAAGCTGAAAGGCGTCTCCCCGATGCCAATCGTTGGAGTGGTCATGTACGACCATAGCACACTTGGGAGATCTTCCACCCAATTTTCTTTTGCATTCTCACGTCTACGTCTTTGCTCAGTGTTCCCACAGACAGCGCCAATTGATGTTGCTGAAATCTGCGATGGTAGCTGGGAGGTCGGATCTTCGCTTGAGGAGCTCGGATCGGACCTTCGAAAGGTAGCTGAGAGGTCGGATCTTCACTTGAGGAGCTCGGATCGGACCTTCGAAATCTGGAAACACAAACAGGAGTGTTAGAAGGGGGCCGGAAGGTTGTTCCGGCGTagccctccgacgctcaagtcagagaacaGAAAACTGAGAGAAAGTAATGTGTGTGCTGAGAGAATGTGAATATATGAATGCATAAACAGTGAAcaaaacctggtatttataggggaACGATAGAGTCCTGATTTGGTAGGTTTAGATCCTCATAATCTTGAAAGATTTGAGTATATATTGTGCCAAATTTGGTTAGTTATTGTGCCAGATTTGGTTAGATTTTTAATGGGCTTTGATTTCTGTGGGCTACGCGTTAATGCTTGAGTAAGAACTCTCGTAGGTACGAGCCTACCTGAAGTCTGGACCTTACAGGAGCTCGGCCGAGATGTTTCCAATCACACCGATATCATAATTTGGGAGGTCGGCTTGGCATCATCTTGGGAGGTTGGCATGGGAGCTCGGTGTGAGAGCTCGGCTGACCTCCTTGACCGACGGAACTGCTGTTATGGGAGGTCGGCTGGGATGACCTCCAGCCGACCTCCCAGATGATCTTCCGCGCTTCCCTGAATGCCGAGTTCTCAACTAGATGGGCTATCGAGAGTGGACCGAGCCCATCCTCAATCCGTGGTATCAACCGTTATTTAGTCAACTGTTTtagcttttttaaaaaagtttaatgttaataatcatattaaaaGGATTTTACATCTATCATATAAAGTTTATAAATAAACTATATTATACGCAAATGCCACTTATTAATTAGCAAAATTATTATCAAATAATTCTTCGAAATCATGACAAGTATTTTAAACCAATTTTCATTATAACCTAATTGATCGAGAACCTTATTTGTTAGTTGACTTGAGCGGGAAGGGCTTTTGTCTTTTGGCGTATTGGATCCGTTTTACGAGAAAAGCCCGTATTTCACTCACACCATGAAAGCCCATTCATAAGGCCCATATCTACTATCTATTTATGCATAACATAGGGTTCCGTGGTTACAACATCACGCCAGAGCCACCAAATCTCCTCTCCCAAATTTGTTTTTCGATGTTTTCATCTTTTGGATTTCTtttagaaaagaaaagaaaggggCTACATGTACTCCAAGCAAGGGTGAATAGAAATATATATACCCTTTGATCTTGATATGCCGCAAGCGGCTGTAGCCATATTTGAAAATGGAGAAGTTTACTGGCCGGTTGTTGTTTTCTTGTCGACAAATCTGCTTACCGAACTTCTTAAATTCCCCCCTTTATTAGTTTCTACATTTTTTGAAGATGTCTTCTTTTTGTCGATCTGGCTGGGCGTGTAGGAAAGTGGAGAAAAGAGAGCTGAGCTTTCTGAGATTTTCTAGATGTCTTTTTTAACCAGAGTCCAGGGCACTTTTAAGATGTGAATGACTGACTAGAAATTCTCGATTAAAATTAGCCTACGATCCATATAAGATTGTGTGCAAAATTATACCTTTATTATCGAAAATAATTCgatttagaaaatattatttttttaggtatatatatatatatataaacatgattgactttttttataaaaaaattcgaGACGTTGTCTTAAAAAAAACATGCTTTTTTATTATACTTGGAAAATCAAAACTATGGATATTTGTTAATCAATATTTATAAAGGTAAAAACTTTCGTAAGACGGTTTAacggtcatattttgtgaggcggatatcttatttgggttatttttgaaaaaatattattttttatgctaagagtattttttttattgtgaatatcagtagagttactcacaagagatctactcattTACAATTGAGTACATTTAAAGTATCATTAGAATATTTATACTTAACTCTTGACCACGGAATCTTATAATTTCAACAAGTTTTCAAGTTCTCAAAGGTTCATCCAATCTTATAatcattttaattataaatatacaaaataattcatatcAAGCGATGTCTCCATGTGTTTCCATGCACGTGGTAGAGCTCTGAGATTCAGTTCAACAAAGGCAATTTTTTGCATAAAGAACCATTACCGTGGACAAATTCGAAATATATGTTATATGATATAATCATTAACATTTACAAAAAATATGCCAAGAATCCAAGATTTCACGCACCTTTAGTACTTTTCTTGGCTTCAATTGAACAAAAGGATAAACCCATTACTACTACACTTAATAAACTACATCATAAACCAAGTTTACATTTTCTGAAGTGCCACACAATTTGGCATCCGGATCCAACAACAACGAAGATCTTGGCTGGTCTTGCTCTTACTCGACTTTAAATGTTCTGCCTATAAAAACCAATTTATTTCCTAGTTTTATAATTCTGGCGATGGTCTAGTCTCCGTCTCAATGATGAGAAATAAGGAAAATATATGCAAACTTGAGCTTTTGAACGAGACCGATAAAAACATTGGATTCTGATTCCATCACATAAAGCATACTAATTAAGAGCTGCAGCTAAGTTTCCAGTTCTAACACCTGCTTTAGCTGCAAAATCCTGCCTGCAATAGTACATTGTCTGCACGGGCACCGGTCGAAACCCCGTCGACCTACTTCCGGCCAAGACCTCGCTGGAAAATGCCGTATTCCTGCTTGCAACTTCGTTTTGGGTTCGTTTGTAGGAATCAAACCACTTAGCCTGCATGTAAGTGATGCGTCGCCAAGGTGGCACGTGAATGCCAGCACTTCCCATTGATTTTCTTATTGCATTGGACATAAGCCTCACAACCTGCTTGAGCTGGTCGGGTCTCCCGACGAAAATTTGTGGAAGAAGTTTGAGTAATGAGGGATAGCAGCCAGTCGGACGAGCGATGGTGAACTCTCCGGCGATGAAAATTTCGACTATGTAGCGGCTGCTTCCGGTGTTCACGTCAATGTATTCGTAGTCTCCGGAGGGACACCGGCCTTTTTTTTCCCACTTCGATTTGCAAAGACCTGTATTTTTTGATGAATCGAAAAAGTCTTAGATAAATGCTTATATTAATGGGAAACATACTCGCCTAACTACATTGAATATAGGAAATGTAACTCTGTCGTGCTTATCCACTTGACtgaaagataaaaataaattgaaatgtACTGAAAATGATATTGAAAATAGTAAATATAGCAAATATTGCACTTTTATACTATGTATTTGCgagaaaaatatcaaaattatatcaaCTCCATAAACTTCACAGAAGCCAGAAACTCACCGGCATCAAAGCCTCGATTCCGCAACAGCGCCATTACTCTCCGTTTGAAATCCGGCGACGAACTTCCGTTGCTATCAAATTCTCTGATCGCCGCTTCCACCTCTTCAAGAATCCTCCTTTTGACACCTCCGTCATCATTTTCACGATCAAACAGCAAATTCTTCAAAGAATCTTCCAACTCAGAATCATGAGAATTTGTTTCCGATGATTCGTCATCATTAACGATCTCCTCTCCATCTCCGTCTCCTTCCTCTTGATCTTTTACCTCCTCACTTTCTCCGTACTCCATGATTTCCCTCTCTAAATAAGAATACACCATATCAGACAAATCCGCCGAGTGCTCGCTGCCACTGCTCTCGCAGGACCTCCCGGCCTTAACCAGCTCATCGAAGGCGGCTGCAACCCTTCTGAATTTCACCGGAATATTCACCATCGCAAGCATCGAATTCCCCTTTCCGTATTGCTCGAGTGACAGTATTGATCGAATGGATAAATGCCCGTATCGTCACTCACAATTATATACAGAGATGAAAATCAAATACCAATCAATGTTCAGAAATCTCGTAATTATGTTGCGATTATGGCGAAATGGTGTGAACACTTGTTGGTATAAACCTTCGGTGAATGGTTCATGGAGTCATTGGAGTGAATGAATGAAGACATTGTGGcgtttatataatatatatatatatatatatatatatatattaaatttgagAGTAACTAACTTTGATGTCATTgtctattttattaattatatatattaattaaatgttaaaattttaatataagttATATGTAGCTAAGTTGATAGAGTCATTGTTATTTGGGGTTTAAGTTATAGGTTCAATTCTTACTGAagtcattttttaattcttttacttttcaattttttttaatttatatataaaaaatatagtgTACTCCCTCATTATGTcttgtaattatattttgatcatcatttaaatataaatcaaatgaattataaaaaatattatacaagcatgCAACGCGTGCGTCAGTGtactagtatatattatacatgAATCATATTTAGTAACTATTTTAATCCTCTGatgtcttttattttatttctatatataatatatttttatattttcaaaaacaaatattttacttccctctaataatttaaaattaatatattatataatataatgcatatataaatatatactgCGTTAATGCTAGtgtataattaattatatatcacATTGAGCTTACGCCGCAAAATTAATGCACGCCTTCTTGTTTTCTGACAATGAACCTGGAACGAAAACAGGCCTCGTTCGGTAGTTAATCTGATCCGAGTATCCGCTCTAGTTCAACATCAtataagaaattcaagaagtggcGTACACCCAAGTTTACTTTATAATAAGACAAACTAACATTTTTTTACTAAAATTAAAAGTGAGATTTGGTAATAAAAATTGTCTCTGTATCTGCGTATTATTATAGCAATATCAATACAGCCTTTGGTAAAGAGTGTTTTACAAATatgtcattttttaaaatttattaaagttatcGTCTTTTTTAATAATTGAAAGGGGATGGGAGTTTATTACAATTGAGTAAAACTCGAAAATTTATCataaattttagattttgatgTTAGATGTGTTATGAATTATCGACGTTAAAGTTATCTTTTGTTAGAGCATTTTTGGTTAATATTgatttcaaattaaaatttatcaaagataaatttatttattttacttaGATAGAGTGTGGAATCCcattttatttatgtaaaaatgtttttataataTAGATTGGTATAATAATAAATGATATAATATttacaataacaaaaaaatgtcaaataaatgaagtaaataaattaaaagtgtCAATATTAGTGAATGTAAAAGACAAACGGATATTTTAATTAGTAAAATTAATAAACCAAACCAATATCACAATATTTACTTTTTgggttgtttttatttattttctttatagGCAAATACTCTTTACTCGCAAGCTAAATAGTTTAGCTATTTATCATTtacaaaataatttgaaaaatactAGCTTTTGATCTCTCAAATCAcaacaatataaaaaaaatattgatcattgtatatatattaattttaactaTCTGACAATCTTATCGTACGAAGCCATATTCTCAAAAGTTATAGTTGATGCTAACACtacaattcaaatattttaaaccataCAGCAGCTCAAGTACCATATTTCGATTGTTCTACCCAACAAAGACAATCATTGCACCCAACTATCTTCATCAAAAAAATTTCCACTTCTTGTGATAAACGAGAATCAAACATGCAACATTGACTCTGATATCAATCGTAGGGGACCGAACGCTTatcgttttaccaaaaactatagttGGTGTTAATAGCGTAactcaaatatttaaaatcgtACAGAAACTCAAACACCACGTTTCGATTACTCTATCTTGCATAAAAAACTATTGCAGCaaacatattatttttcattgtatTACCAATAATATCAATTGTAAAGCAGTGCATGGTACATCTTTCTAGTTTCTAAGTATGAATTTACAATCTTGCTAGAAGATGTGAATTTACAAAATGTCAAATTATAACATAACGAACTTTATTCTgattatagtaaaatttcatgcaaaaataatcttgtttatttataaataagagggtatatgattaaatttatttaaaataatttgtaacTCATATATCTTATAAGCTGAGTTTATATTATGTGaagtcttattttaaaaataatttggtGCTCAATTTGATAATCTAACTCATGGCGGCCACCTAGGTTGTAAAATGGTAATATTcctctaaatttttatttatttaatttctaatttGCTACTTGGGCCATAGACGTGGAGACTCGATGCCGTCGGTTAATAAGGATGACCAGGTTCAATGAACCTGAATACCGTCCTGATACAATGAATCTTTCATCCCACAATCGAATATTCAGTATATATCCCTATGATTTGCATGAAGAAGAAACAAATTATTGCTATTTTTATATGTATCCTCTTTTAGGTACATATGAATTTTGTTAACAAATTGGATTTATATGTATTCGATCAATGTAACGTAATACATTCGAATGCCAAAAAGAACTTGATCTCGACCATGTCTGTAAAAATCATTATGTTTGGCATGCGAATGCAttacaaatattatttaatttgggCTGAATTTtactttaattattttgtttC
This window of the Primulina tabacum isolate GXHZ01 chromosome 4, ASM2559414v2, whole genome shotgun sequence genome carries:
- the LOC142541470 gene encoding uncharacterized protein LOC142541470 is translated as MLAMVNIPVKFRRVAAAFDELVKAGRSCESSGSEHSADLSDMVYSYLEREIMEYGESEEVKDQEEGDGDGEEIVNDDESSETNSHDSELEDSLKNLLFDRENDDGGVKRRILEEVEAAIREFDSNGSSSPDFKRRVMALLRNRGFDAGLCKSKWEKKGRCPSGDYEYIDVNTGSSRYIVEIFIAGEFTIARPTGCYPSLLKLLPQIFVGRPDQLKQVVRLMSNAIRKSMGSAGIHVPPWRRITYMQAKWFDSYKRTQNEVASRNTAFSSEVLAGSRSTGFRPVPVQTMYYCRQDFAAKAGVRTGNLAAALN
- the LOC142542671 gene encoding uncharacterized protein LOC142542671, with the protein product MEGVGARLGRSSTRYGPTTVFAGPVRRWKKKWVPITPSNSNHHNAAAAGGNRAVNGSNASPHLLLYQWTPINLIQNKDNGNNNGNADSKNSNKDEADAVEEQPKKKFKYIPIIVFEEEKNESYELTEDETMPFEIDSVEATSKGDEYNEKPDINDVPIDENQALQNTSLQRQDLNESTLDLSLG